A genomic region of Homalodisca vitripennis isolate AUS2020 chromosome 5, UT_GWSS_2.1, whole genome shotgun sequence contains the following coding sequences:
- the LOC124363757 gene encoding uncharacterized protein LOC124363757 — translation MSCKPRVIAAEIKKDPNKDVIQERPGPKPHIAGELALVGGVSSEPHWVEVSAGHLLVYPGVSPSSALTLVLVAGELALVGGVSSEPHWVEVSAGHLPVYPGVSPSSALTLVLVAGELALVGGVSSEPHWVEVSAGHLLVYPGVSPSSALTLVLVAGELALVGGVSSEPHWVEVSAGHLPVYPGVSPSSALTLVLVAGELALVGGVSSEPHWVELWWAGCPRKPHWVEVSAGYLLVYPGVSPSSALTLVLVAGELALVGGVSSEPHWVEVSAGHLLVYPGVSPSSALTLVLVAGELALVGGVSSEPHWVEVSAGHLLVYPGVSPSSALTLVLVAGELALVGGVSSEPHWVELWWVGCPRKPHWVEVSAGHLPVYPGVSPSSALTLVLVAGELALVGGVSSEPHWVEVSAGHLLVYPGVSPSSAPVWRLPLRHLNLQPAASGRPRGFSLSRHGETVPIATFQVDNELDYSRWVKTLAAELLKQTPLEAVKFLDILGITATIPGDADRSLSPEYHSEPENRSWELRCSPPSQECRKPSVPLSVPKNWYQRSVESDQPLSLIITEEPKKECRRTSFRKALNFDTVSEDVIDGFRVMDSICQLAKQSKNCFRTCNKSGIDNVPKCNEESVGKNRFKSLLKTFLSQESTKGVTSSGPLHPLDMKDDGRTGRPPLPDVVKDLPPCDRRSRARTRTPTPLRLRGKSVDVLPSTEDSRVAELMARCQQEDRYVPVRDKRLMFESLGRASSQPRFVLSSDNLMSLGDLTPTSEPPRTQSLHDLSANSVAVKEICRYFEQRGESRGELATRSPSPECRLRLHAPKPAKSLGEETLRGRQMVRAERRLGRLRQNIAECEQTIWRLRGQSSKLSQNRREGSTRIQLALDCRLEEERQRLKRLQEEQYKVQREMDLTVDHFGIPTVKTRHHSDVR, via the exons GTGAATTAGCTCTGGTGGGTGGGGTGTCCTCGGAACCTCACTGGGTAGAAGTGAGTGCCGGCCACCTCCTGGTCTACCCGGGGGTGTCTCCCAGCTCTGCTCTGACCCTCGTCCTTGTTGCAGGTGAACTAGCTCTGGTGGGCGGGGTGTCCTCGGAACCTCACTGGGTAGAAGTGAGTGCCGGCCACCTCCCGGTCTACCCGGGGGTGTCTCCCAGCTCTGCTCTGACCCTCGTCCTTGTTGCAGGCGAACTAGCTCTGGTGGGCGGGGTGTCCTCGGAACCTCACTGGGTAGAAGTGAGTGCCGGCCACCTCCTGGTCTACCCGGGGGTGTCTCCCAGCTCTGCTCTGACCCTCGTCCTTGTTGCAG GTGAATTAGCTCTGGTGGGTGGGGTGTCCTCGGAACCTCACTGGGTAGAAGTGAGTGCCGGCCACCTCCCGGTATACCCGGGGGTGTCTCCCAGCTCTGCTCTGACCCTCGTCCTTGTTGCAGGTGAATTAGCTCTGGTGGGCGGGGTGTCCTCGGAACCTCACTGGGTAGAA CTCTGGTGGGCGGGGTGTCCTCGGAAACCTCACTGGGTAGAAGTGAGTGCCGGCTACCTCCTGGTCTACCCGGGAGTGTCTCCCAGCTCTGCTCTGACCCTCGTCCTTGTTGCAGGTGAACTAGCTCTGGTGGGTGGGGTGTCCTCGGAACCTCACTGGGTAGAAGTGAGTGCCGGCCACCTCCTGGTCTACCCGGGGGTGTCTCCCAGCTCTGCTCTGACCCTCGTCCTTGTTGCAGGCGAACTAGCTCTGGTGGGTGGGGTGTCCTCGGAACCTCACTGGGTAGAAGTGAGTGCCGGCCACCTCCTGGTCTACCCGGGGGTGTCTCCCAGCTCTGCTCTGACCCTCGTCCTTGTTGCAGGTGAATTAGCTCTGGTGGGTGGGGTGTCCTCGGAACCTCACTGGGTAGAA CTCTGGTGGGTGGGGTGTCCTCGGAAACCTCACTGGGTAGAAGTGAGTGCCGGCCACCTCCCGGTCTACCCGGGGGTGTCTCCCAGCTCTGCTCTGACCCTCGTCCTTGTTGCAGGCGAACTAGCTCTGGTGGGTGGGGTGTCCTCGGAACCTCACTGGGTAGAAGTGAGTGCCGGCCACCTCCTGGTCTACCCGGGGGTGTCTCCCAGCTCTGCTCCGGTCTGGAGGCTTCCTCTGCGACACCTCAACCTCCAGCCGGCGGCCTCAGGGCGTCCCCGCGGGTTCAGCCTCAGCCGCCATGGCGAGACCGTGCCCATCGCCACTTTCCAG gTGGACAATGAACTAGATTATTCGCGGTGGGTGAAGACGCTGGCGGCGGAGCTGCTGAAGCAGACACCTCTGGAGGCGGTCAAGTTCCTCGACATCCTCGGGATCACAGCGACTATCCCCGGAGACGCGGACCGGTCCTTGAGTCCGGAGTACCACAGCGAACCCGAGAACCGCTCTTGGGAGTTGAGGTGCTCTCCGCCCTCACAGGAATGCAGAAAACCTTCCGTGCCCCTGAGCGTGCCCAAGAACTGGTACCAAAGGTCTGTAGAAAGTGACCAACCGCTCTCCCTCATCATCACCGAAGAACCGAAGAAAGAGTGCAGGAGAACTTCCTTCAGGAAGGCTTTGAATTTCGACACCGTCTCCGAAGACGTGATCGATGGCTTCCGCGTCATGGACTCCATCTGTCAGTTGGCCAAACAATCCAAGAACTGTTTCAGGACGTGCAATAAATCCGGTATCGATAATGTCCCGAAATGTAATGAGGAAAGTGTGGGAAAGAACAGATTCAAGTCCCTCCTGAAGACATTCCTCTCCCAGGAGAGCACCAAGGGTGTGACGAGTTCCGGTCCTCTGCATCCTCTGGACATGAAGGACGACGGCAGGACCGGGAGACCTCCCTTGCCCGACGTGGTGAAGGATCTCCCCCCTTGCGACAGGAGGTCCAGAGCCAGGACGAGGACCCCGACCCCGCTGCGCCTGCGGGGGAAGAGTGTCGATGTCCTGCCTTCCACCGAGGACTCCAGAGTCGCTGAACTGATGGCCCGGTGTCAGCAGGAGGACAG GTACGTCCCCGTGCGGGACAAGCGCCTCATGTTCGAGTCTCTGGGCCGTGCGAGCTCCCAGCCTCGCTTCGTCCTCAGCTCCGACAACCTCATGAGTCTCGGCGACCTCACACCGACCTCTGAACCTCCCAGAACCCAGTCTCTTCACGACCTCAGCGCCAACAGTGTCGCCGTCAAAGAGATCTGCAG GTACTTCGAGCAGCGGGGGGAATCCCGCGGGGAGTTGGCCACCAGGAGTCCGTCCCCCGAGTGTCGCCTGAGACTGCACGCGCCCAAGCCTGCCAAGTCTCTGGGGGAGGAAACGCTGAGAGGCCGGCAGATGGTGAGGGCGGAGCGGCGCCTGGGCAGGCTGAGGCAGAACATCGCGGAGTGTGAGCAGACCATCTGGCGGCTGCGGGGCCAGAGTAGCAAGCTCTCTCAGAACCGGAG